The Archangium primigenium genomic interval AGGCGCCCCAGCCCCGGCACCTCCACGTCCCGGCGGGCCACGTAGTTGCCCGTGCGCACGCCGCTCACCGCCACGTCCTCGCGCGCGAGGATGACGTCGAAGTCCGTCAGCCGCGCGTCGTCGAAGCTCGGCGCGGCGCCGGTGAGCAGGGGCACCTCCACGTCCAGGTCGCGCACCCGCGCCACCTCCCGGTAGCGCAGCCCCCGCGCGTCCAGCTCCGCGAGCAGCGCCGGCAGGAGGTCCAGCTGGAGCGCCTGGGCGGGCTCGCCGCCCCCGAAGATGGCGTCCCCCGGGGACTGCAGCCGCACCTGGGCCACCTGCTGCAGCCCGAGCAGGTGGGGGCGGGCGTACTGGATTTCATCCGCCAGCGCGCGGGAGCGGGCCACGAGGTCCTCCTGACGCAGCGCGCCCCACCACTCCGCGACCCGGGGCGCCACCTCGGCCGCGCCGGTGGCGCTCCACACCCGCTCCAGGCTCGTGGCCGGTGCCAGGCTCCGGGTCATCACCGTGAGGGTGCCGGGCCGCTCGTCCGGGGCCGGGGGCCGCGTGGCCAGGTGGCAGGCGCCGAGCACACCCAGGCAGAGCCCAATCGCGAGCATGTACCTCATCGCATCACCTTCCCCCCGGGAACCCCGAGCCGCCCACCCATGCCCACCCCTCCACGCCCCGCCTCGATGCCCGCCCGTGTACGACTCGGGAGGAGATAGGTCCCCCCCCGCCCGCGCGGCAGTCCGCTACCCTTCTTTTCCGGTAAGTCCCGCCTTCCAGTGCGCGGCGCGCGACGTTCCGAACGTTGACCGGGAAGCATTCGTGGGAGCGGGC includes:
- a CDS encoding endonuclease/exonuclease/phosphatase family protein, which gives rise to MLAIGLCLGVLGACHLATRPPAPDERPGTLTVMTRSLAPATSLERVWSATGAAEVAPRVAEWWGALRQEDLVARSRALADEIQYARPHLLGLQQVAQVRLQSPGDAIFGGGEPAQALQLDLLPALLAELDARGLRYREVARVRDLDVEVPLLTGAAPSFDDARLTDFDVILAREDVAVSGVRTGNYVARRDVEVPGLGRLALPRGWLSLVAEVGGQRYRFVSTHLEAAPGEEGLRVQLAQAAELIHTLRGEPLPVVLVGDFNSPANLGLVGAPTYRELLLAGYVDVWTRRPGGALAFSPLETRRNLVLVRGSAASGPPRVGPVLAYGVGDARPERRLAPWRSNLGGVVAHLRLPPPRN